In the genome of Opitutia bacterium, one region contains:
- a CDS encoding lipase family protein: MKTNLPPFGPGYDPAEALEILRLAAAVSAFVPRYNTDHKFSELDPTAPATSSPIVATLPYSSPGPIMPSLFPDRWPTGWVAGLWTGDNPTWERSIVVSYGDGNLSFANQAFLTYNPAADAYCLAFRGTITPGNVLEDLGCLLVPAGPLTVGDFTPPVLTGEENAPPPKHPAVVAHFIEKVKVSNRWYCPSNIPGVSERACVHGGFRVALESLDFAAVSPVAPTNLLERVENVLERKEHTLTGLLEEIGRRAAGRPIKLYVTGHSLGAGMASLCAAWLQTQPIKNAEFRVKLYAFAQPKPGNDYFASAQGIAFGPGWIYAVVNSLDTIPQVGLTLQNLKALNYQGCIEFLASKLGPIAWIAKNLIPPFNFVHMGSEIYLEGGPITAGATPATDGFYNLPQVPSPDPAPSAATAATEAEKQKSGLHLPTLGKKPTPPAPNPGPKPPEPVFKFPAYLFLPATPGMPNDYVPPADTWTITPYADEDAATLGMFAPLWQHMPWIYQQALVQQIARLKASNDS, from the coding sequence ATGAAAACCAACCTGCCCCCGTTCGGGCCCGGCTACGATCCGGCCGAAGCCCTCGAAATCCTCCGTCTCGCCGCCGCCGTGTCGGCGTTCGTTCCGCGCTACAACACCGATCACAAGTTCTCCGAACTCGATCCGACCGCGCCAGCGACATCGTCGCCGATCGTCGCGACCCTGCCCTATTCCAGTCCGGGGCCGATCATGCCCTCGCTGTTTCCCGATCGCTGGCCGACCGGCTGGGTCGCGGGCCTGTGGACGGGCGACAATCCCACGTGGGAACGCTCGATCGTCGTCTCCTACGGCGACGGCAACCTCTCCTTCGCCAACCAGGCTTTCCTCACCTACAATCCGGCAGCCGACGCCTACTGCCTCGCGTTTCGCGGCACGATCACGCCCGGCAACGTCCTTGAAGATCTCGGCTGCCTGCTCGTGCCCGCCGGGCCGCTGACCGTCGGGGACTTCACGCCGCCCGTGCTCACGGGCGAGGAAAACGCGCCGCCGCCGAAGCATCCCGCGGTCGTCGCGCACTTCATCGAGAAAGTCAAAGTGAGCAACCGCTGGTATTGCCCGAGCAACATCCCGGGCGTGTCCGAGCGCGCATGCGTGCACGGCGGCTTCCGCGTCGCGCTTGAGTCGCTCGACTTCGCCGCGGTCAGCCCCGTCGCGCCGACGAATCTGCTGGAGCGCGTCGAGAACGTCCTCGAGCGCAAGGAGCACACGCTCACCGGCCTGCTCGAGGAGATCGGCCGCCGCGCCGCGGGCCGCCCGATCAAGCTCTACGTCACCGGCCACAGCCTCGGCGCCGGCATGGCGTCGCTCTGCGCCGCGTGGCTGCAAACACAGCCGATCAAGAACGCGGAGTTCCGCGTGAAGCTCTACGCCTTCGCGCAACCGAAACCCGGCAACGACTACTTCGCCAGCGCGCAAGGCATCGCGTTCGGCCCCGGCTGGATTTACGCCGTGGTCAACAGCCTCGACACGATCCCGCAGGTCGGCCTGACGCTGCAGAATTTGAAGGCCTTGAACTACCAGGGCTGCATCGAATTCCTCGCCAGCAAACTCGGGCCCATCGCGTGGATCGCGAAAAATCTCATCCCGCCGTTCAACTTCGTCCACATGGGCTCCGAGATCTATCTCGAAGGCGGACCGATCACCGCCGGCGCCACGCCCGCCACCGACGGTTTCTACAATCTGCCGCAGGTGCCATCGCCTGACCCGGCGCCGAGTGCCGCTACCGCTGCCACCGAAGCTGAGAAACAAAAATCCGGCCTGCACCTGCCCACGCTCGGCAAGAAACCCACGCCGCCCGCGCCCAATCCCGGCCCGAAGCCGCCGGAGCCGGTCTTTAAGTTCCCCGCCTATCTGTTCCTCCCGGCGACGCCCGGCATGCCCAACGACTACGTGCCGCCCGCCGACACGTGGACGATCACGCCCTACGCCGATGAGGACGCGGCGACGCTCGGGATGTTCGCGCCGCTCTGGCAGCACATGCCGTGGATCTACCAACAGGCCCTCGTGCAACAGATCGCGCGACTCAAGGCCTCGAACGATTCCTGA